GAAGTGACATGGACAGTGGTGCCGATTGCGATCCTAGTCTTCATCGGTGCATGGTCGCTGCCCGTGCTGTTCGACCAGCAGGAAATCCCCGAAGCTGACATCAATATCAAGGTGACAGGCTACCAGTGGTACTGGGGCTATGAATATACGGATGAAGAAGTCGCATTCGACAGCTTCATGCTCGCCAAAGACGAACTGGCCGAATTCGGTTATGACGAAAGCCTGCACCTGCTGGCCACCGACACCGCCGTCGTCGTGCCTGTGGGCAAAACGGTCGTGATGACCGTGACAGGGGCCGACGTCATCCACTCGTGGACGGTCCCGGCATTCGGGGTCAAGCAGGACGCCGTGCCCGGCCGCCTTGCGCAGCTTTGGTTTGCCGCTGAAAGAGAAGGCATCTACTTTGGCCAGTGTTCCGAA
The sequence above is drawn from the Cognatiyoonia koreensis genome and encodes:
- the coxB gene encoding cytochrome c oxidase subunit II — encoded protein: MRLTSLATSIFATAGLIMSGTAAFAQDVNQELEVIGAPENGATGFQFAATKLARDLQWLDGMLLIIITAISLFVVGLLVWVAVRYNRKSNPTPATFTHHSALEVTWTVVPIAILVFIGAWSLPVLFDQQEIPEADINIKVTGYQWYWGYEYTDEEVAFDSFMLAKDELAEFGYDESLHLLATDTAVVVPVGKTVVMTVTGADVIHSWTVPAFGVKQDAVPGRLAQLWFAAEREGIYFGQCSELCGKDHAYMPITVKVVSQETYDAWLAEAKIENPV